GAGCTCGCGGTAGGTGATGGACTGGCCCATGCACTCGAACGCCGGGCGATCGGCGTACGTGCGGAACGACTCGTCCATGAGGTGGGCCAGCGAGGCGTAGCGCGTGCCATCGATCTCGGTTGGAACGCCCGGGGGGTAGTACTTGAGCCAGCTCTTCTCCATGCGTGTCGCCTCGTCGGTCCAGGGTGCTGGCCCCGGATGATAGCCGTGCCCGGCCACCTCGGTGGACTTGTTGCATGGACTGACGGCTGAAGAGGCTCGGCTCCTGCACCGTCACGCGAGGTCGGTGGAGGCCGCGAAGTCCTTCTGGGGCTCGATGTCCGCCAGGCGCTCCTTGAGCGCCTTCACGAGCGCCGCGTATGCGTCGCCGCCGAGGACCAGGCGCCTGGGCGCGGGATGTTGATCGACACTCGCGATCATCCGCTGGGCCATCCTGGCGGCATCGCCCTGGGGAAGGCGCGACGTGTCCTCGAGGAGCGCGTGAACCCTGCCCACGGGCGTGCTCTCGTAGACGGCCATCTTCGCGCCGACCTTCGCGCTCCCGAAGCGGAACTTCGTTCGTGCGCCGCCCGGCTCGACGATCGTGACGCCGATGTTGAACGGCGCGAGCTCCTGCATCATCGACTCGACGAAGCCCTCGATGCCCCACTTGCTCGCGTGGTAGAGCGACCCCCCGGCGCCAGCCGCCTGTCCGCCGTACGTCGAGACCTGGAGGATTCGCCCACCTCCCTGTGCGCGCAGGTGCGGAGTGGCGGCGCGAATGACCTGGATCGAGCCGAGCAGGTTGGTGTTGAGCTGGTGGACGATCTGCTCATCCGTGAGCGCCTCGGCGGCGCCAAAGAGGCCGTAGCCGGCGTTGTTGACGACCACGTCCACCCGCCCGAGCTCGGCGAACGCCCGGTTCACCACCTGCTTGATGGCCGGCGTATCGGTGACGTCGAGGTGCGCGAGCCAGAGGCGTTCGCCATGGCGCGCCTCGAGGTCGTTCATCGCGTCCAGCTTGCGAACGGTGCCCGCGACGCGGTCGCCGCGCGTCAGGAGCTGCTCCGTCATGTGGCGGCCGAAACCACTGCCCACACCCGTGATGAACCAGGTTCTCTGTCGTGTCATGGCCAGGTCCTTGTGGTGCTGCGAGGTAGATGCGGCCATCTTTCGCATCCAGGGGAGACATGGACAATTCCCCTCGGTGGAGACACACTGGAACGCATGCCGTACCAATCGGAACATGCGCTCGAGGAGCTCCGGGCCTTCGTCGCGGTGGTCGAGGCCCAGGGGTTCAGCGCCGCCGCGCGGGCGACGCGGGGGAGGAAGGCGACGCTCAGCAAGCGCGTCCAGGAGCTCGAGGCGCGCCTCGGCGTGCCGCTGCTCGTGCGGACCACGCGCTCGCTGCGACTGACCGACGAGGGCCGCGCCTATTTCGAGCATGCGTCGCGCGCACTCGCCTCGGTGCGGGACGCCGAGGCCGTGGTCCTCTCCGCGAAGGCCGAGCCGCGCGGCGTCTTGCGTGTCACGACCTCGGCGGCGCTGGCGGCCCTGGTGATGGACAGCGTCGTGGCGACCTACCTCGCCAGGCATGCGCAGGTGCGCGTCGAGCTCCACGTGTCGGAGCATCGAGGAGATCTCGTCCGCGAAGGCTTCGATCTCGCCGTGTGGGCGGGCTCGCTCGAGGACTCATCGCTCATCGCGCGAAGGCTCGGCGTCGCCGACGGGGGTTACTACGCCAGCCCGCGCTATCTCGCGCGGAGACCCGAGCCGAAGTCGCCAGAAGAACTCTCGGCGCACGACACGATCGCGGTCCCCAAGGGCGATGCGCCGATGGACTGGGCCTTCGTCGTCGCGGGAAGGCCAAGGCGGGTCACGTTGCGCCCCCGCCTGGTGGTGTCCGACCTGGCGCTCGCGGCGCGGGCCGCGGCCGCGGGGATGGGGATCGTCCGTGCTCCGTCCTCGGTCGTGGAGCCGTATCTCGCGAAGAAGCAGCTCGTGGCCATCCTGCGAGAGTCGACACCGCCTGGGCTCGAGGTGCATGCCGTCTTTCCCGTCGGTGGTGCACTCGTGCCCAAGACGCGCGTGTTCGTGGAGCTGCTTCAGGCGTGGTTCGAGCGCGAGTAGCAGTGAGAAAAACGAACCCACGGTGTCTGTCGTGCGGATTTGGCCGGTAATAGACGGCGCACAGGACACCTGGGCCGATGGCCAGCTCCCCCTCCTTCCTGCTCCATTCCTGCTCCATCACCCGCCTTCGACAACGAGGCCCCGCTCATTGATTTCCTGGAGGCTTCCTCCACCTCCGTGCCCGCTGGCGGCTCTCTTCACCTGGTGGCCTCGGCCCATGATCCCAACCCGGGCGACATCCTCTCCCATGACTGGACGGCCACCGCGGGCTCCTTCTCCTCACCCTCCGAGGCCTCCACTTCGTGGACGGCTCCTGCCTCCGCCGGCGTTCAGTCCCTCACCCTCACCGTGACGGACTCCCGTGGCCTGTCCTCTCGCGTTGTCCTGACCATCCAGGTCTCCCTCAACGGCGGAACGGGAGAGGCTCAGCTTTCCATCGCCTTCAACAGCTCTCCTCGGGTGGCCTCCCTCACGGCCTCTCCCACGCGGATTCCCGTCGGGCAGACGACCTCTGTCTCCATCTCCGCCTCCGACCCGGATGGCGACAGCCTCTCCTACGCGTGGAGCGCCTCCTGCGCCGGCTCCTGGACCAACGCCTCCTCCAGCTCCGCTCGATTCACCCCCTCGCTCCTGCCCGCCGGCGCCTGCAACAACTGCCGCCTGACGGTCCTGGTCTCGGACGGACACGGCGGGCTGAACACCGGAACCGTCGCCCTGTGCATCAGCAACACGCCGCCTTCCCCTTCGTTCCCTCCCGAGATCCTCCGGACCTACCGATCCTCGGACTCCGCCACCCCGGGCCAGGTGCTCACCTATGAAGTGGTTGCCAGCGATCCGCAGGGCTCTGACCTCTCCTTCTACTGGGAGGCCTCGACAGGCGTGCTGGACCCGCCGAGCCGCGATGCCTTCCGCAGCCGCGTCACCTGGACAGCCCCCTCCTGTGTCAGCGACGGCACGCCCCCTTCCATCACGGCGGTGCTGCTGCACGACGGCAAAGTCCTCATCGCGGGAGGACATGTCGTCGATGGCGATATTCAACTCGCGGCGGCGGAGCTGTTCACGCCCTGAAGATGGCTCTTTTCCATATATTGGCCCCATGGGAGCGGAACGCCGGAGCTGTGCCCATCGGCGTGTCCACGCCCAGGAGCTCCGCCATGCTCGCCCTCCCGCTCCTCGTCCTCCTCGCCGCGGTGCCCGCACCGTCCTCCCTCCGGGAGGCACTCCAGGAGCGCATCTCCCAGGTGAAGGGCGCGTCCGTGGCGGTCGCCTACCAACGCCTCGGGGGCTCCCCGGACTCCCTCTACCTGGAGGCGGATCGCTCCTTCCACGCCGCCAGCACCATGAAGGTGCCGGTGATGCTCGAGGTCTTCCGCCAGGTGGACGCCGGCACCCTGTCCCTGGAGGAGCCCGTGACACTCACCCGCCAGTTCGCCTCCATCGTGGACGGCTCGCCCTATGAGCTCGACGCGAAGGACGACGAGGACGCCGCCCTCCACGAGCGACTCGGACAACCCGTGCCGCTGCGCGAGCTGGTGGAGCGGATGATCACCCGCTCGAGCAACCTGGCCACCAACCTGGTCCTCTCCCGGGTGGACGCCCGGCGCGTGACGAAGACCCTGCGCGCCCTGGGGGCCCGGCGGATGACCGTCCTGCGCGGCGTGGAGGACGGCAAGGCCCACGCCCGGGGTCTGAACAACACCGCGACGGCGCGGGATCTCGCCTCGCTGTTGTCCGCCCTCGAGCAGGGCAGGGCGGCCACTCCGGCCTCCACCCGCGCCATGCGCTCCATCCTCCTGGCCCAGGAACTCAATCGGGAGATTCCCGCCGGACTCCCGCCGGGCACACCCGTGGCGCACAAGACCGGGCAGATCTCCGGCGTCCTCCACGATGCCGCCATCGTCTACCCCCCGGGCCATCCCGCCTACGTCCTCGTGGTGCTCACCCGCGGCATCCCCGATGAGGCGGTGGCGCGCTCGCTCATCGTGGAGCTTTCCCGCCAGGTGTACGCGCACGCGACGCGTTGACACCCCTCGCCGGACGCGGTCGCCGGAGGGTGAACGGTCCGTACAAGGGCGCATTGGGTCTCCATGGCTCGTTGTTCGGCTCGGTGACCGGGACGACCACGAGCTCCGTCTCGATGGTGGGCGTGCGTTACTTCGTCTCGGACGCGGTCCCGGAGGCCGACACCTTCGCCCTGGCGACGGTCCGTCCGGGACTCGGCGTGACGCTCTACACCCCCTGACTCAGGGCGTCGCGGCCGTGGTGAAGGTGCGGGTCTCGGAAGTGCTGACGGAGATGTCCCCCGTGCCCTGCTCGAGGGGGTTGCCATGCTCCACCAGTCCGATCAGGGCATCCATGGAGGCCGCGGGGCCAAAGCCCTGGATCTTCCAGGTGAACTCGGTATTGGCGGGCAGGTCCATGCCGAACGCGCTCAGGTCCGGCAGCGTGGTCTGGGTCCCGCTCGTGTAGAGGGTCACCGTGTAGGGCGTCTGGTTTTTGCTCTTGTCCTCCTGGAGCGTGAGCACATGCACGCCGCCCGCGAACGGCGACCAGGAGAACTCGGTGGTCCGCGTCACGTCCTTCGCCGCGTCCGCGGGCTGGGCCGGACGCGCGGACGCCTGGATCTCCACCGAGACGTTGGTGGTACCGGCGGTCAATCCCCGCTTGAAGAGCAGCGTACCCTCCGCTCCCTGTGCATCGCGTGGGATGGCGAACGCGAGAATCGAGAAGGTGGTCTGGGGAATCTGGGGCACCGCGTAGTCGAACGCGCCCGAGGAGGCGAACGCGAAGCCCAAGCTGAACTCGGAGCCCGGCTTGAAGGCGAGGCTCAAGGTGCTCAACGAGAGGGCGTATCCCTCCGGCACGATGTAGTTGCCCGCGAGCCTGGAGTTCGTCACGGGACTCAGGGCGATGTCCTGCGCGGGGAGCGTGGCGTCCTTGGAGACGGTCACGTTGTCGCGCTGTCCGAAGGCCAGATAGCGCGTGGGAAGAGAGCCGGGACTGCTGCTCTCCGATTGGAGGGCGTAGATCGTGCCCGTGGCCGAGGTGGCGCCGCTCCAGTCCACGTTCAGCGAGTAGGTCCCCGAGGGCTCCACGGAACCAGACATGTCGCCGCCCGTCGAAGCGAACAGCAGATTGGTCGTGGCGATGGCTGAAGACGGCTGTTCACCGGTGACGGTCCCTTCCACGGTGGCCTCGTGTTCGGGGTCGGGTTGCGCGGCATCCGTGTCGAGTTCGAGGGGGACCGTGAGGGTCTCGAGCGTCAGCCCCATGAAGACGGTCGCGACCCGGCGCTCCTTGTCGGCCACGATGACATCGTAGGGAGGCGTCACGCCCGAGATGCTGAAGGCGCCGGAGCCGTCCACGGCCACCGGCTGTCTGCCATTGCCCGGAATGAGGATCGAGGCCTTCGAGACGGCCTGGAGCGAGTCGCCGAACACCTTTCCCGTGACGGTGATGGGAGCAGGGGGGTTGTCACCGCACGCGGACAGCACCAGCGCGGCACAGCAACTCCAGACCAAGGATGCGTTCTTCATCGAGGGTGTTCTCCCTGGGGTGTAGTGGACAGGCACGGGGATTGACAGCCGCGCCTGGACGAGGATGGGGCTGATTTATTCAGCCCTTTTTCACTATACGCGAACATGGTCTATCTGCGTGTGATGTCGCCTCCGGTCGTCACCGTCCTCCTGCCCGCCCGAAACGCCGAGCGCACCGTGGCCCGCGCGGTGACGAGCCTCCTGGATGGCACGCTGCGCGACCTCCGGGTGTTGGCGGTGGACGACGGCTCGACGGATGGGACGCGCGGCGTACTCGAGGACCTGGCGGCGCGTGACGCCCGGGTGGAAGTGTTGGAGGGGGCAGGGCGCGGACTGGTGGCGGCGCTCAACCTCGCGCTCGCGCGGGCCATCTCGCCTTACGTGGCGCGCATGGACGCGGATGACGAGTCGCTGCCCCGGCGTCTGGAGGCGAGTGTCGCGGCCCTGGAGGCGGATCCGAGTCTGGGTGGCGTGGGCACCGGCGTGGAGCTCTTCCGCGAGGATCAGCCGGTGAGCCCCTCGATGAGGGACTACGCGGCGTGGCTCAACGGACTCGACTCGCCCGAGCGGTTGCACCGCGAGCGCTTCGTGGAGAGTCCCATCTGCCATCCCTCGGTGTGCCTGCGGCGGGAGGCGGTGGTGGCCGCGGGAGGGTGGGCGCACGGGGACTTCCCGGAGGACTACGAGCTGTGGCTGCGGCTCATCGATCGGGGCCACGGGATGTACAACCTGCCCGAGGTGCTGTTTCGCTGGCGGGACAGCGCGGAGCGGCTGACGCGCACGGATCCGAGGTACGCGCACAAGCGCTTCATCTGGGTGAAGGCGCGCTACCTGACGCGCAGCCGCGAGGTGGCGGGGCGTTCGTTGACGGTGTGGGGCACGGGCCCGGGAGGGCTCCTGCTCACGCGCTTCCTGCTCGCCGAGGGTGCCCGGGTGACGCGCTTCATCGACGTGCACCCGCGCAAGGTGGGCACGCGCATCCACGGGATTCCGGTGGAGCGGCCCGAGTCCCTGGGAGCGCCACCGGAGGACACGCACCTCATCGCGGCGGTGGGCGTGCGCGGCATCCGCGAGGAGATCCGCGCCACCCTCGGCGCGCTCGGCTGGAGCGAGGGCGTGCACTTCACCTGCGCGGCATGATCGAACACATGAACGGACTACTGCTGGAGGACCGTTGGGCGCCTGTCACGTCGGAGATGGGATTCCTGGAGACCGATGCGGAGCACGCCGCGCGCGCCTTCGCGGCGTGGCATGCAGGGCTGCTCGCACCGCGCGGCATCACCGTGGAGGTGCGTCCGGTATCAGGCCCCCTGGAGCAGGCCCTCTCCACGCTGCTGCCCATCACCACTCCAGAGGTGCAACGGCAACTCTTCATGCCGACACGCAGCCCCTGGACGGCGTATATCGAGAACGGGTGGGGGGGAACCGATGCCGCGAGCGCCATGTCCTACATGGCCCAGACGTTGGGCTGTCGGGGTCTGCGTGTGGTCGCCGTGCCCAACACCATTCGGAAGGACAAGGGCCGCTTTGGTGCCGTGATGCTCACGATGTACGGCCTGCATCGGACGGAGTGGCTCAACTACGTGCGAGTCGTCAGCGCGTCCAATGATGGGGGCCACTGGGTCTTCGACCAGTCCGGTGAGCCCTTTCCCTTCGAGAAGGTGGAGCAGTATCAGGCCCGCCGGGTGAAGGACCGGTTCACCTTCGACATGCTCAAGGAGTACCTGCGTCACCTGGGGCTGTCGCCCTTCGAGGAGGACTTCTACCTGCCGGAGGGCACCCCCGCCTGGCTGGTGGAGAGGAAGGGGCCGGTCCTTCCCTCCCACGCGGAGTTCACCCTTGCCCAGGCCCGGGAGGAGTTCTGACGAACACTGGTCATTCCAGAATGCGGAGCGCCCATCGGTTGAACGCGCTGGTGCTCTTGCTGTTTCTCACGGGATGTGCCGCGCAACCCTTCATGGGCGGCGCTCCGTGGCATGGGCAGAACGGAGCGTGGGCCGGGCAACAACCTGTCGACGTCGACTTCGAGTTACCCACGCCCCAACGGGCAGAGGAGTTGCGCCAAAGAGGCGTGCAACTGCCCCGGCTCTCCACGGAAGCAGCCCACCCACGAGCGCATCGAGACTTCGTTGAGCACCGTGTGACGGCGGTGGGCTTTGGTCTCACGGCGGGTGGGTATCTTCTCTATTGCGAGGGGTTGCCGCTGCCCGTGCTGGTTCCGGAGTCTCATGTCGATCTGGGACTCACGAGCACGGAGCCACTGAATCCGTCCATCTATCCGGACCGGGACACGGCCCTGACGGACATGGCGGCCAGTGCCTCCAGCTCGGGGCATGCGAGGTACGCCTACTACCGTGGAGCGGGAGGGGCGCTCATCGTGCCCACCCTCTTTTCTCCGGCCACGACTCCCCGCGTTGCCCGGTTGATGCTCGAGGTTCGTGAGCACCTGGGTGAAACAGTCCAGAGCGAACTCAAGGTGATGTTGCTGACCCTGACGGGGACCAGGGTTCTGCAGGGCGTTTTCTCTCGCGTGGTGCGGATGGACTCGGGACCCGCCCTCCGTCCGTCCGCGAGGAAGGAGGCCCTCGGGGGCGAGGCTCCGACGTCGCGAACACCGGTGACGCGAGCCGCTGCACCCGCGTCAGACACCGCTTCCGCGTCAGCGGTGCCCGCTCCTACGACGGCGACGAGCGCACCGGCGCCATCGCGGGGATTGGTCCAGGCGCTCGCTGGCAACAACCCGACGCCGCCAGTGGCTCCGAGCTCGCGCCTACCACAGGATGTCGCGAGTAGCCCAAAGGTGCCCAGGTTGCGTAAGCCGAACCGTCCCATCGGCCCCAGCCCGAGCCAGAACGCACAGCTCCAGGTGGACATTGAATACCTGGACACCATAGGCGCCACGAATATCCGGGTGAACCAGCAGCAGATTACGGCGCGCAATGCCCAGCGCGTTGGAGTCAATCGACCGGACCTGCAATTCGACTATAACGGCCGCCGCTACCATGTGGAGTACGACACGCCCGCATCGAGCCGTGGCCCTGGTCACCAGTCGCGCACCACCTCCAACGACCCCAACGCGGAGATCATCCTCCTCATCGTGCCCTGAAGGGCGAGGTGTACTTGAAGACCGAGAACATGAAGGGACTGCTACTGGAGGACCGCTGGGCGCCTGTCACATCGGAGCTGGGATTCCTGGAGACGGGTGCGGAGCACGCCGCTCGCGCCTTCGCGGCGTGGCAGGCAGGACTGCAGGCACCCCGTGGCATCGCCGTGGAGGTGCGCCCAGTTTCAGGAACCTTGGATCAATCTCTCTCCGCCCTGCTGCCCATCACCCTTCCGGAGACGCAGCGGTACCTCTTCTTACCGACACGCAGCCCCTGGACAGCGTATGTCGAGAACGGGTGGGGGGGGACCGACGCTTCGAGCCCCATGCGCTACATGGCCCGGACGCTGGGCTGCCGGGGCCTGCGTGTGGTCGCCGTGCCCAATACCATTCGCAAGGACAAGGGCCGCTTTGGTGCCGTGATGCTCGAGGTGTACGGCCCGCATCGCACGGAGTGGCTCAACTACGTGCGAGTCGTGAGCGCGTCCAATGACGGAGGCGAGTGGGTCTTCGACCAGTCCGGCGAGCCCTTTCCCTTCGAGAAGGTGGAGCAGTATCAGGCCCGCCGGGTGAAGGACCGGTTCACCTTCGACATGCTCAAGGAGTACCTGCGTCACCTGGGGCTGTCGCCCTTCGAGGAGGACTTCTACCTGCCAGAGGGCGCCCCCGCCTGGCTGGTGGAGAGGAAGGGGCCGGTCCTTCCCTCCCACGCGGAGTTCTCCCTGGCCCAGGCCCGGGAGGAGTTCTGACGTGTTCGGATGGTAGGCTCGGGCCCGGACCCGTCCCCATGCTCTTCAAACGCACCATCCTCGATCAGATCCAACGGCTCGACCCCGAGAAGGATGATCACCGGATCCTCTTCCTGAGCTGGTACCACGACTTCGTCTGGGACAGCCGCAAGGCGCTGGAGTTCGCCCTGTTCCGCACCTACGCCGTGCCGAGCATCGGCAAGCTGCTCGACTCCACGGGCGAGTTCACCCGCCGCACCCAGAAGCGCTACGACGACACGGATCTGCTCATCGCCGAGTTCCTCGAGTCCGGCTACGACAGCGAGCGGGGCCGCCGCGCCATCCGGCGCATGAACCAGCTCCACCACCGCTTCGACATCTCCAACGACGACTACCTCTACGTCCTCTCCACCTTCGTCCTGGAGCCCATCCGGTGGATGGAGCGTTTCGGCTGGCGGCCCTACACGGACCACGAGCGGCTCGCCGGCTTCCACTTCTTCAAGCAGGTGGGGCGGCGGATGAACATCCGCGGCATCCCCGCCACTCTCGAGGAGCTCGAGCGCTTCAACCTCCAGTACGAGCGCGAGCACTTCCGCTACACCGACGAGAGCCGCCGCGTGGGCGAGGCCACCCGCGACCTGTTCCTCGGCTGGTTCCTGCCCAAGTCGTTGCACGGATATGGTGCTCCCGCGGTGCATGCGCTGATGGATCCCCCGCTCCTGCGGGCCTTCGGTTTCCCCGAACCCCCCTCCTGGCTGCGACAGACGGTGATGGGGGCCATGAAGACCCGCGCGCGGCTGCTGCGCCTCACGCCCGAGCGCAAGCGGCCCTTCCTCGCCACCCAGGCTCCCCATCCCACCTATCCCCACGGCTACCAGATCGAGCGGCTCGGGCCCGAGGGGGTTCCACCCCCGAGCGAGGAGAATCCATGACGGAGCGCGCCTCCATCCTGGTGGTCGACGATGATCCGCACCTGCGCGAGGTGGTGGGGTTCGCCCTCACGCAGGCGGGCTTCCACGTCGAGCAGGCCCGCGACGGCCGCGAGGGTCTGGAGTTCGTGCGCCGCTCGGTGCCCGCGCTCATCGTCCTGGACATCATGATGCCGGAGATGGACGGCCTGGAGATGTGCCGCGAGGTGCGCCGCTCCCACGACTGCCCCATCGTGTTCCTCTCCTCGCGCGATGACGAGGTGGACCGCATCCTCGGTCTCGAGCTGGGCGGCGACGACTACCTCACCAAGCCCTTCAGCCCCCGGGAGCTGGTGGCGCGGGTGAAGGCCGTGCTGCGGCGCTCCCGCGCCCTCGCGAGCCCTCCGCCTGCGGCCCCCTCGCCGGTCTTGCAGCGCGGCCCCCTGCGCCTGGACGTGGATCTGTGGCGCGCCTGGTGGAACGAGCACGAGGTGGTGCTCACCGTCACCGAGTTCCACCTGCTCGCCGCGCTCCTGCGCGCCCCCGGCAAGGCGTTCACCCGCGACGAGCTGATGACCCGCGTCTACGAGGACGTGGTGGTGAGTGATCGGACCATCGACAGCCACGTACGGCACATCCGGCGCAAGTTCGCCGAGGCCGGGGGCGAGGTCATCCAGACGGTGCACGGCCTTGGCTATCGGCTCGCGATCCCCTGACGGCGGGCGCTCCCGCCCGCGCCTGTGGCTGGTGTTCGCGGCGGTGGGCCTGGGGGCCTTCGTGCTCGCGCTGCTCGGCCTGCTGTTCGTGCGCATCTACGATGATCAGCTCATCCGCCAGACGGAGTCCGAGCTCATCACCCAGGGTGTCGTCGTCGCGGAGCTGTACCGCTCCCGGCTGCGCGAGCGCGTGGAGCCCGGCTACGGGTTGATGGCCTTGTCGCCCGGTCCGTCCGTGCCCATCGCGGGCTCGTCGCTGCGGCCCATCTTTCCGTCCCTCCGGGCCTCGGACGAGGTGCTGCCCCCCGTGGAGGCACCCCCGCCCCGGTCCATCCTCCCCGCCGAGCCCCACGCCCGCGAGGCCGCCGAGCCCCTCTCCGCGCTGCTCCAGGAGGTGAACCGCTCCACCCTGGCGGGCATCCGCGTGGTGGACCTCCAGGGGGTGATCGTCGCCAGCTCCGCCTCGGAGTCGGACCTGGGCGCCACCCTCATCGGCCGGCAGGAGGTTCAAGAGGCCCTGCGGGGGGAGTACCGCGCGGTGTTGCGGATGCGCCTGTCCTTCACCGGTGACGCGCCCCTGGCATCCGCGAGCCGGGACAACGTCGTGCGGGTGTTGGTGGTGCTGCCCGTGCGGGAAGGGGATCGGATCTGGGGCGCGGTGGTGCTCTCGCGCACGCCGATGACGCTCGTCAAGGCCGTCTACGCGGACCGCTGGAATCTCACCGCCATCGGGCTGGTGCTCCTGGGGGTGGTGACACTCATGTCCCTGGCCGGCGCGGCGCTGGTGGTCCGTCCCGTCCGGGCCCTCGTGCGGCAGACACGCGACATCGCCACCGGCGCTCCCGAGGGCTTCGCGCCCATCTCCCACCCGGTGGTGCGCGAGCTCGCCGAACTGTCCGAGTCCCTCGCGGGCATGGCCACCGCGCTCCGGGATCGCAACCAGTACATCCGCTCCTTCGCGGCCAACGTGTCGCACGAGTTCAAGACGCCGCTGGCCGCCATCCAGGGCGCGGTGGAGCTCTTGCGCGACAGCGCCGAGGGCATGTCCGCCGCCCAGCGCGAGCGCTTCCTCTCCAACATCGACGCCGATGCCCGGCGCCTCACCCGGCTGGTGCAGCGGCTGCTGGAGCTCGCGCGCGCGGACTCCCTCGTGGCCCGGCCCTCGCGCACGCAAGTCGCCCCCGTGCTCGAGGCGCTCGCCGCCCGGGGCCGGGCCGAGGGGCTCGCGGTGGAGGTGGGCCCCGTGCCTCCGGGAGTCGTCCTGGGTCTGCCCGCCGAGGTGCTGGAGGATCTCCTCTGGCAGCTCATCACCAACGCGGCCCAGCACGGAGGCGAGGGGGTGCGAGTGCGGCTGGAGGCGGAAGGCGGGCCCGAGGGGGGCCGGGTGGTGGTGCGCGACGACGGCCGGGGCATCTCCGAGGCCAACCGGGCACGCGTCTTCGATGCCTTCTTCACGACGGCCCGGGAGCGGGGGGGCACGGGGCTCGGGCTGACCATCGCCCAGTCCATGTTGCGCGCCTTCGGGGCCCGGCTGGAGCTGCTTCCCGCGGAGGGCAAGGGAGCCGCTTTCGCCGTGGTGGAGGGCACTTCCTGGAATTCCGGAGCAACTTCTGGCGCGCTGATACGATAAGACAATGCCCTGGGCGGAGAGGGTGCACGCATGAGTGTTCCAGGTATTCCAGTCGAGGTGCAGACGGGCTTCCTTCTCGAGACCCGTGCCGAGCGCGACATGCTCGCCCAGGCTCCGGCGGAGATGCGTCCGTTCCTGGAGGCCCAGATGAAGATGGCGATGGAGATGAAGATCTGCGATCTCCTCACCCGCCTGTTCAAGAGCGATCACGAGCAGGCAATGACGGTGATCAAGAACACCGGCGGCTGACGCGGGCCCCCGGCTACGCCCCTGTCGCCTGCCGCCCGGCGTCCGGGGAACCAGCGAGCCGCCAGCGCACCCCCGCGAGCCCCGTCTCCTTCACGAGTCCCTCCACCAGGGGGCCATAGTTCTCCTCCACCCATTGATGGAAGTAGGCGTCGGGGGCCGCGAGCACCAGGTGCCCGTCCTCCACGTCCACCGCGCGCGCCTGGGCCAGCCACGTCAGCGCGTAACGCTTGCCGTTGTCCCGCAGCCACCCGAGGCACTCGTTCCACCGGCGCGCTCGGCTTCCTTCTGCCTCTTTTCGAGGACTTGCACGTAGCGATCGCACAGCGTGAGGCGGACCGAGTCCCCCTCCCGGACGAGGATCCGCGCGCGCAGCAACGCGTCCCAGAACGCGCCGGGAGTGCCCGTCCACCGGACCGCGCCTTCCAGGGCCTCGCACCACACCGCCTCGAGGCTCATGGGAAAGCCCACGTCGACCTGTACCCAGTCCAATCCGGCCATGTCCTCGCCTCCCGTGGAACCGCCGCGCGTCCACCGCTCTGCCTCCGGGTGCACAGAGCTGATCCCCTGGCGGGGCACGCTCGGGGAGGACGCTGATCGCCGGGTGATCCACGTTCGCGATCTGAGGCGCCCCCGCCCGGTCGTCTACCCCCCGGGGTTTCTGGCCCTCCAGGATCAGCGGATCCGCGCGCTCCAAGTGTCGCCTGGTCTCGTGGGCGGTAGCGGGCGCGACAGCCCGCTACAGGTTGTCTCCTGTTAGGAAGGGGCCTCATGAGCATTGGAAAGAAGATCGCCCTGG
Above is a window of Cystobacter fuscus DNA encoding:
- a CDS encoding SDR family oxidoreductase, whose translation is MAASTSQHHKDLAMTRQRTWFITGVGSGFGRHMTEQLLTRGDRVAGTVRKLDAMNDLEARHGERLWLAHLDVTDTPAIKQVVNRAFAELGRVDVVVNNAGYGLFGAAEALTDEQIVHQLNTNLLGSIQVIRAATPHLRAQGGGRILQVSTYGGQAAGAGGSLYHASKWGIEGFVESMMQELAPFNIGVTIVEPGGARTKFRFGSAKVGAKMAVYESTPVGRVHALLEDTSRLPQGDAARMAQRMIASVDQHPAPRRLVLGGDAYAALVKALKERLADIEPQKDFAASTDLA
- a CDS encoding LysR family transcriptional regulator, producing the protein MPYQSEHALEELRAFVAVVEAQGFSAAARATRGRKATLSKRVQELEARLGVPLLVRTTRSLRLTDEGRAYFEHASRALASVRDAEAVVLSAKAEPRGVLRVTTSAALAALVMDSVVATYLARHAQVRVELHVSEHRGDLVREGFDLAVWAGSLEDSSLIARRLGVADGGYYASPRYLARRPEPKSPEELSAHDTIAVPKGDAPMDWAFVVAGRPRRVTLRPRLVVSDLALAARAAAAGMGIVRAPSSVVEPYLAKKQLVAILRESTPPGLEVHAVFPVGGALVPKTRVFVELLQAWFERE
- a CDS encoding Ig-like domain-containing protein → MPAGGSLHLVASAHDPNPGDILSHDWTATAGSFSSPSEASTSWTAPASAGVQSLTLTVTDSRGLSSRVVLTIQVSLNGGTGEAQLSIAFNSSPRVASLTASPTRIPVGQTTSVSISASDPDGDSLSYAWSASCAGSWTNASSSSARFTPSLLPAGACNNCRLTVLVSDGHGGLNTGTVALCISNTPPSPSFPPEILRTYRSSDSATPGQVLTYEVVASDPQGSDLSFYWEASTGVLDPPSRDAFRSRVTWTAPSCVSDGTPPSITAVLLHDGKVLIAGGHVVDGDIQLAAAELFTP
- a CDS encoding serine hydrolase, which encodes MLALPLLVLLAAVPAPSSLREALQERISQVKGASVAVAYQRLGGSPDSLYLEADRSFHAASTMKVPVMLEVFRQVDAGTLSLEEPVTLTRQFASIVDGSPYELDAKDDEDAALHERLGQPVPLRELVERMITRSSNLATNLVLSRVDARRVTKTLRALGARRMTVLRGVEDGKAHARGLNNTATARDLASLLSALEQGRAATPASTRAMRSILLAQELNREIPAGLPPGTPVAHKTGQISGVLHDAAIVYPPGHPAYVLVVLTRGIPDEAVARSLIVELSRQVYAHATR
- a CDS encoding glycosyltransferase family 2 protein, which translates into the protein MVYLRVMSPPVVTVLLPARNAERTVARAVTSLLDGTLRDLRVLAVDDGSTDGTRGVLEDLAARDARVEVLEGAGRGLVAALNLALARAISPYVARMDADDESLPRRLEASVAALEADPSLGGVGTGVELFREDQPVSPSMRDYAAWLNGLDSPERLHRERFVESPICHPSVCLRREAVVAAGGWAHGDFPEDYELWLRLIDRGHGMYNLPEVLFRWRDSAERLTRTDPRYAHKRFIWVKARYLTRSREVAGRSLTVWGTGPGGLLLTRFLLAEGARVTRFIDVHPRKVGTRIHGIPVERPESLGAPPEDTHLIAAVGVRGIREEIRATLGALGWSEGVHFTCAA
- a CDS encoding oxygenase MpaB family protein, with protein sequence MLFKRTILDQIQRLDPEKDDHRILFLSWYHDFVWDSRKALEFALFRTYAVPSIGKLLDSTGEFTRRTQKRYDDTDLLIAEFLESGYDSERGRRAIRRMNQLHHRFDISNDDYLYVLSTFVLEPIRWMERFGWRPYTDHERLAGFHFFKQVGRRMNIRGIPATLEELERFNLQYEREHFRYTDESRRVGEATRDLFLGWFLPKSLHGYGAPAVHALMDPPLLRAFGFPEPPSWLRQTVMGAMKTRARLLRLTPERKRPFLATQAPHPTYPHGYQIERLGPEGVPPPSEENP